Proteins from a genomic interval of uncultured Desulfuromusa sp.:
- the nrdR gene encoding transcriptional regulator NrdR — protein sequence MNCPFCRYSDTKVVDSRLGKEGNNVRRRRECPSCERRFTTYERVEEILPWVIKKDGRREAFDRSKVISGMQRACEKRPVSVEEIEALVDQLERRFQECGDKEISASWIGEAVMDTLHDVDEVAYVRFASVYRQFKDINEFMSELNDLLKNSH from the coding sequence ATGAATTGTCCCTTTTGCCGTTATTCTGACACGAAAGTGGTCGATTCAAGGCTAGGAAAAGAAGGGAACAACGTCCGTCGCAGGCGGGAATGTCCTTCCTGTGAACGCCGGTTTACAACCTACGAGCGGGTTGAAGAGATTCTTCCATGGGTGATTAAAAAAGATGGTCGACGTGAAGCGTTTGACCGTTCCAAGGTCATTTCCGGAATGCAGCGTGCTTGTGAAAAACGACCTGTATCGGTTGAAGAGATCGAAGCTTTAGTTGATCAATTAGAGCGTCGTTTTCAGGAGTGTGGTGATAAAGAAATTTCTGCGAGCTGGATCGGGGAAGCTGTGATGGACACTTTACATGATGTTGATGAAGTGGCTTATGTTCGCTTTGCATCCGTCTATCGTCAGTTTAAGGATATTAACGAATTTATGTCAGAATTAAATGATTTATTGAAAAACTCTCACTGA
- the fabF gene encoding beta-ketoacyl-ACP synthase II, whose product MRRVVVTGLGVVSPLGTGVEKNWAAVTSGQSGISKITRFDASDLPTQIAGEVKDFNAEDFIDKKEIKKMDLFIQYGLAAAEMALKDSGLEINDANAERVGVLVGSGLGGLPAIEKYHQVMLDRGYKRITPFFIPMLIINLAPGHISIKFGAKGPNLSSVSACATGTHSIGDAYHMIARGDADAMFAGGTESTITPLGIGGFNVMKALSTRNENPQGASRPFEKNRDGFIMAEGAGILMLEDYESAKKRGADIYCEIAGYGLSSDAHHLTQPAPGGEGASRCIKMALNNAGLNPEQVDYVNAHGTSTHFNDLYETMAIKNVFGDHAQKIMISSTKSMTGHGLGAAGGIEAAFSALVLKHGVVPPTINYEEPDPECDLDYVPNNARQADCQVVISNSFGFGGTNATLAFRKI is encoded by the coding sequence ATGCGTAGAGTCGTCGTTACCGGACTTGGTGTCGTATCTCCCTTAGGAACAGGTGTAGAAAAAAACTGGGCTGCTGTCACCAGTGGTCAGAGTGGTATCAGTAAGATTACCCGTTTTGATGCTTCTGATCTGCCGACCCAAATTGCCGGTGAGGTCAAGGATTTTAATGCGGAGGACTTTATTGATAAAAAAGAGATCAAAAAGATGGATCTTTTTATTCAGTATGGTCTGGCTGCTGCTGAAATGGCTTTGAAAGATTCCGGCCTTGAGATCAATGATGCGAATGCTGAGCGTGTTGGTGTTCTTGTTGGTTCCGGGTTGGGTGGATTACCGGCAATTGAAAAGTATCATCAGGTCATGCTTGACCGTGGCTATAAAAGAATTACCCCCTTTTTTATTCCTATGCTGATTATCAATCTGGCTCCCGGACACATTTCCATCAAGTTCGGAGCTAAGGGACCAAATCTTTCTTCTGTGTCTGCATGTGCAACGGGAACGCATTCGATAGGTGATGCTTATCATATGATTGCCAGAGGCGATGCGGATGCCATGTTTGCAGGCGGGACAGAGTCAACAATCACCCCTCTTGGAATCGGTGGCTTTAATGTCATGAAGGCACTCTCCACTCGGAATGAAAATCCACAGGGCGCAAGCCGGCCATTTGAAAAAAACCGGGATGGTTTTATTATGGCTGAAGGTGCCGGGATTCTGATGCTGGAAGATTATGAAAGTGCAAAAAAGCGTGGCGCTGATATTTATTGCGAGATTGCTGGTTATGGACTCAGCAGTGATGCTCATCACTTGACCCAACCGGCTCCAGGTGGGGAAGGTGCTTCCCGTTGTATCAAGATGGCGCTGAACAATGCCGGTTTAAATCCGGAACAAGTCGATTATGTAAACGCTCATGGGACATCGACACATTTTAACGATCTCTATGAAACGATGGCGATCAAGAATGTGTTCGGGGACCATGCGCAGAAAATCATGATTAGTTCGACCAAGAGTATGACCGGTCATGGTCTGGGTGCTGCTGGAGGGATAGAAGCCGCCTTTTCTGCTTTAGTGTTGAAACATGGCGTTGTTCCACCAACGATCAATTACGAAGAACCGGATCCTGAATGTGATCTGGATTATGTCCCCAATAACGCAAGACAAGCCGATTGCCAGGTTGTGATATCCAATTCATTCGGCTTTGGTGGTACAAATGCTACGCTTGCCTTCCGCAAAATCTGA
- the rpiB gene encoding ribose 5-phosphate isomerase B, giving the protein MLVIGSDHGGYELKTEILQLLEERAVKCTDLGTDGSDSVDYPDFAAKVAGAVSSGEAELGILICGTGIGMSISANKFPGVRAALVHDEFTAQMAREHNNANILVMGGRVLTPEQGKKFVEIWLDSTFEGGRHRNRLDKITAIEQRVISR; this is encoded by the coding sequence ATGCTTGTTATAGGAAGTGATCATGGTGGTTACGAACTGAAGACGGAAATTCTTCAGTTGCTGGAAGAGAGAGCTGTTAAATGTACCGATTTAGGGACGGATGGTTCTGATTCAGTTGATTATCCGGACTTTGCTGCAAAGGTTGCCGGTGCTGTTTCTTCAGGTGAAGCCGAGTTGGGAATATTAATTTGCGGCACGGGGATTGGTATGTCGATTTCAGCTAATAAGTTTCCGGGGGTCCGTGCTGCACTTGTGCATGATGAATTTACCGCCCAGATGGCACGGGAGCATAATAACGCTAATATTCTGGTCATGGGGGGGCGGGTCCTCACCCCTGAGCAGGGAAAGAAATTTGTTGAAATCTGGCTTGATTCAACCTTTGAAGGTGGTCGACACCGGAATCGCCTGGATAAAATTACCGCCATTGAACAAAGGGTTATCTCGAGATAA
- the acpP gene encoding acyl carrier protein yields the protein MASIEERVKQIVAEQLGVDEDQVVDSAAFMDDLGADSLDTVELVMALEEEFDVEISDEDAEKIQTVKNAIDYINQAS from the coding sequence ATGGCTTCTATTGAGGAAAGAGTAAAGCAGATTGTTGCCGAGCAACTTGGTGTAGACGAAGATCAAGTTGTTGATTCTGCAGCTTTTATGGATGATTTAGGTGCAGATTCTTTAGATACTGTTGAGCTTGTCATGGCTTTGGAAGAAGAGTTTGACGTCGAAATTTCTGATGAAGATGCAGAAAAAATTCAAACGGTTAAGAATGCTATTGACTATATCAATCAAGCTTCCTGA
- a CDS encoding riboflavin synthase encodes MFTGLIQSIGQVRALKQQERSAQLQITSSLVKEDLQLGESIAVNGACLTVVAWDKNSFTVDVSPETLSCTTLGHLKGNQAVNLERALRLSDRLGGHLVSGHIDCVATVKSRYEDQNAIRFEFGVPTEMSRYIVEKGSVAVDGISLTVNKVGTDTFSIAVIPHSLEMTTLKDCREGGRVNIETDLLGRYVERLLSGGDPRSTAQKVDFDFLAKNGFL; translated from the coding sequence ATGTTTACGGGATTAATTCAGTCGATCGGTCAAGTTCGTGCTCTGAAGCAACAAGAGCGTTCCGCGCAGTTGCAAATAACAAGCAGCCTGGTCAAAGAGGATCTGCAGCTTGGTGAGAGCATTGCGGTGAATGGTGCGTGCTTGACTGTCGTTGCCTGGGATAAAAATAGTTTCACTGTTGACGTTTCACCGGAAACTTTGAGCTGCACAACTTTAGGCCACCTCAAAGGGAATCAGGCTGTGAATCTAGAGCGGGCCTTGCGCCTTTCAGATCGTTTAGGGGGGCACTTGGTCAGTGGGCACATTGACTGTGTTGCAACGGTGAAGAGTCGCTATGAAGATCAGAATGCGATACGATTTGAATTTGGTGTTCCTACTGAGATGAGTCGGTATATTGTTGAAAAGGGTTCTGTCGCAGTTGATGGGATCAGTTTAACCGTTAACAAAGTCGGGACGGATACCTTCTCCATAGCGGTCATTCCCCATTCCCTGGAAATGACAACCCTGAAGGATTGTCGAGAGGGGGGGCGTGTGAATATCGAGACAGATTTGCTTGGACGCTATGTTGAGCGGTTACTGTCTGGTGGAGATCCCCGGAGCACAGCTCAAAAAGTTGATTTTGACTTTCTTGCTAAAAATGGTTTTCTGTGA
- the glyA gene encoding serine hydroxymethyltransferase, translated as MQNLNTFDPEIFQVINKETERQEYNLEFIASENFVSEAVMEAQGSVLTNKYAEGYPDKRYYGGCEFVDVAEKLAIERAKELFGAEHVNVQPHSGSQANMAVYMAVCKPGDTVLGMNLAHGGHLTHGSSVNFSGKLYNVVPYGLDAETGTIDYAEVERLAKEHQPKLIVVGASAYPREIDFPAFRKIADAVGAVVMVDMAHIAGLVAAGVHSNPVPYAEFVTTTTHKTLRGPRGGMILCSEEWGKKINSSIFPGIQGGPLMHVIAAKAVAFREALLPEFKEYAAQVVKNAQALAGGLVEKGYNLVSGGTDNHLMLVDFTGTEITGKVAERALEDAGITVNKNAVPFDTRSPFVTSGIRVGTPATTTRGLKEAEMLQVAEWIDRALQNMDDGAELAAIRAEVKELCLRFPLYAHRLK; from the coding sequence ATGCAGAATCTTAACACTTTTGATCCTGAAATTTTTCAGGTCATTAATAAAGAAACAGAGCGACAGGAATATAATCTGGAATTTATCGCTTCAGAAAATTTTGTCAGTGAAGCTGTTATGGAGGCTCAAGGGTCTGTTCTGACCAACAAGTATGCAGAAGGTTATCCGGATAAGCGTTATTATGGCGGCTGTGAATTTGTCGATGTCGCTGAGAAATTAGCGATTGAGCGTGCGAAAGAGTTATTTGGAGCAGAGCATGTCAATGTTCAGCCTCACTCTGGTTCTCAGGCCAATATGGCTGTTTACATGGCCGTTTGTAAGCCGGGCGATACAGTTCTAGGCATGAACCTGGCGCATGGTGGTCATTTGACCCACGGGTCCTCAGTAAATTTTTCCGGTAAACTTTATAATGTTGTCCCTTATGGACTGGACGCTGAAACGGGCACTATCGATTATGCCGAAGTTGAACGTCTGGCCAAAGAACATCAACCAAAGTTGATTGTCGTTGGAGCCAGTGCTTATCCTCGCGAGATTGATTTTCCCGCATTTAGAAAGATTGCTGATGCTGTCGGGGCTGTTGTTATGGTGGATATGGCTCACATAGCCGGTCTGGTTGCTGCGGGGGTTCATTCCAATCCTGTTCCTTATGCTGAATTTGTCACGACGACAACTCATAAAACCCTGCGCGGACCACGTGGTGGGATGATTCTTTGTTCCGAAGAATGGGGCAAGAAAATTAATAGTAGTATTTTCCCAGGCATCCAGGGTGGTCCATTAATGCATGTTATTGCTGCGAAAGCGGTTGCTTTTAGGGAGGCACTTCTTCCTGAATTTAAGGAATATGCCGCGCAGGTTGTGAAAAATGCGCAGGCCCTGGCTGGAGGACTCGTTGAAAAAGGTTATAATCTGGTTTCCGGCGGCACTGACAATCACTTAATGCTGGTTGATTTTACGGGGACTGAAATTACTGGTAAGGTCGCCGAAAGAGCCCTGGAGGATGCAGGGATTACAGTGAATAAGAATGCCGTGCCCTTCGATACAAGATCACCTTTTGTCACCAGTGGTATTCGGGTTGGAACTCCGGCAACTACAACACGTGGTTTAAAAGAAGCAGAGATGTTGCAGGTGGCAGAATGGATAGATCGTGCATTGCAAAATATGGATGATGGTGCTGAGTTAGCTGCCATTCGAGCTGAGGTCAAAGAGCTTTGTCTTCGATTTCCTCTCTACGCACACCGGCTGAAGTAG
- a CDS encoding cytidine/deoxycytidylate deaminase family protein has protein sequence MERPGWDEYFMQITQLVATRSTCMRRKVGALLVKDKNILATGYNGVPSGITHCDVTGCLRDQLNVPSGERHELCRGLHAEQNAIIQAAKHGANISGSILYCTDSPCIICSKMLINAGVTDVIFARGYPDTLSLEMLTEARINFRQHTGESSV, from the coding sequence ATGGAACGACCAGGTTGGGATGAATATTTTATGCAAATTACGCAACTGGTCGCTACCCGCTCTACCTGTATGCGGAGAAAAGTTGGAGCCCTGCTGGTTAAAGATAAGAATATTCTGGCGACAGGGTATAATGGAGTGCCAAGCGGTATTACTCATTGTGATGTTACCGGGTGTCTGCGGGATCAGTTAAATGTTCCCTCAGGAGAGCGGCATGAGCTCTGTCGTGGCTTACACGCTGAGCAGAATGCAATTATTCAGGCAGCGAAACATGGAGCAAACATATCGGGATCTATCCTCTACTGTACCGATTCCCCATGTATTATCTGCAGCAAGATGTTGATCAATGCCGGAGTGACTGACGTCATTTTTGCGCGTGGCTATCCCGATACCTTGTCTTTAGAAATGCTGACTGAAGCGCGAATCAACTTTCGCCAGCACACAGGAGAATCTTCAGTATGA
- the ribD gene encoding bifunctional diaminohydroxyphosphoribosylaminopyrimidine deaminase/5-amino-6-(5-phosphoribosylamino)uracil reductase RibD: MSDLKHQQYMRMALDAAQKGVGRTAPNPPVGAVIVNADRVVGVGFHPQAGQPHAEIFALQQAGHNARDADIYVTLEPCSHYGKTPPCADALIAAGIKTVYVGVVDPNPRVAGMGIKKLRDAGITVHIGICELECRQLIKPFCKHILTGLPFTIYKSALTLDGNTATQSGDSRWVSGAASRLYVHQLRDRVEAIMVGIGTVLNDDPLLNTRLPDGAGRDPLRIVVDSQLRIEPECRLLTQESPAKTIIATISTDEKKIVLLREMGVDVVVVPSLSGRVSLPDLWAVLGQKNIQTLLLEGGATLATEAFNQGLIDQLMLFIAPKLLGGSSLFRLFSGPGCKKMVDATQLVDLDCKPVGDDLLVTGDIAPCLRD; the protein is encoded by the coding sequence ATGTCTGATTTGAAGCATCAACAGTATATGCGAATGGCATTAGATGCTGCTCAGAAGGGGGTTGGCAGGACTGCTCCAAACCCTCCTGTCGGAGCTGTTATTGTTAATGCTGATCGAGTTGTTGGTGTCGGTTTTCATCCTCAGGCGGGTCAGCCTCATGCTGAAATTTTTGCTTTGCAACAGGCCGGTCACAACGCGCGGGATGCTGATATCTATGTCACTCTGGAGCCCTGCTCACACTATGGTAAGACACCACCTTGTGCTGATGCTCTTATTGCTGCAGGAATAAAAACGGTTTATGTCGGAGTTGTTGACCCCAATCCGCGAGTGGCAGGTATGGGGATAAAAAAACTGCGAGATGCGGGTATAACAGTTCACATTGGGATTTGTGAACTCGAGTGTCGTCAATTGATCAAGCCTTTCTGTAAACATATTTTGACGGGACTTCCTTTTACAATCTATAAATCTGCACTGACCCTGGATGGCAATACGGCAACTCAATCGGGAGATTCTCGCTGGGTTTCCGGTGCAGCGAGCCGTTTGTATGTACATCAGTTGCGTGATCGCGTTGAAGCTATTATGGTTGGTATTGGTACGGTGCTCAACGACGATCCATTACTCAATACGCGCCTTCCTGATGGTGCTGGACGTGACCCTTTACGCATCGTAGTCGATAGTCAGTTGCGGATTGAACCTGAATGTCGGTTGTTAACACAGGAATCGCCCGCCAAAACGATAATCGCGACCATCTCAACGGACGAGAAGAAGATCGTGTTATTGCGAGAGATGGGAGTAGATGTTGTCGTTGTTCCTTCTTTGTCCGGTCGAGTGTCATTGCCAGACTTGTGGGCTGTGCTGGGACAAAAAAATATTCAAACATTGCTTTTAGAAGGGGGAGCGACTTTAGCAACTGAGGCCTTTAATCAGGGGCTTATTGACCAGTTGATGTTGTTTATCGCCCCTAAGTTACTTGGTGGTTCATCTTTGTTCAGATTGTTTTCCGGGCCTGGTTGTAAAAAAATGGTAGATGCAACGCAGCTCGTGGATCTAGACTGTAAACCGGTTGGGGATGATCTGCTTGTGACAGGAGATATTGCGCCATGTTTACGGGATTAA